A segment of the Candidatus Rokuibacteriota bacterium genome:
CGAGAGCAAGATGGTGCGGCACACCCTGGCCTGAGAGGGCCGGCTCGCCTCCCCCGGGGGGCGACGGAGGGCTTGACGGCGCGGCCTCTAGATGGTATTTATTCGCATGTGAGAAGTAATCCTGATAATGGCTCCGGGCCGAGGAGGGAGGCTGTCGCCCTCCGGGATGCGGAGCTCCGGGAGCGCTGCCGTGCCAGCGGGCTTCGCGTCACAGGCCAGCGGCTGGCCGTCTACCGGGTCCTGGCCGCGGACCCCTCGCACCCCACGGCCGAGGCCGTCTATGCCTCCCTGCAGCCGCAGATGCCGTCGCTGTCCCGGGCGACGGTGTACCGGATCCTGGAGTCACTGGAACGGGAGAAGCTCATCCGCCGGGTCAGCACCACCGCGGGGGGCACCCGGTTCGACGCCAACCTGGCCCCCCACCAGCACCTCGTGTGCCGCGTCTGCGGGCGGATCGCGGACTTCTCCGCCCCGTGGCTCGCCAGGAGGGCGGTGGCCGCCGTGCCCGGCTTCGTCGTCGAGGACCTCGACATCCGGATCGTCGGGCGATGCAGCGGGTGCCGTGACGCCTCCGTGAAGGCGCATCCGGCCACGAGCACGAGAGACAAGAACCCCCAAAGGAGGACGTGAGAGATGGCTCAGCTGAAAGGGACGAAGACGCACGCAAACCTGAAGGACGCCTTCGCCGGCGAGTCGATGGCCAACCGCCGGTACCTCTACTTCGCGAAGGTGGCGGACGTCGAAGGCTACCCGGAGGTGGCCGGCAACTTCCGGGACACCGCGGACGGCGAGACCGGCCATGCCCATGGCCATCTGGACTACCTCAAGAGCGTCGGCGATCCGGCCACCGACCTGCCCTTCGGCGACACGGCCAAGAACCTCAAGTCCGCCGTCCACGGCGAGACCCACGAGTACACCGACATGTACCCGGGGATGGCCAAGACGGCGCGCCAGGAGGGATTCGCGGAGATCGCCGACTGGTTCGAGACGCTCGCCAAGGCCGAGAAGTCCCACGCCGGGCGCTTCACCAAGCTCCTGGAGTCGGTCAGCTAGGCGGGGAATCGCCCGCATAGAGGAGGGCGGGGGAGGAGGCATGGCCTCCCCCGCCTCACCATCATGGACAAGGGAAACATCTCGTATCGTCCCAGCGGCGGGCTGTCCTACGACCCGGCGGAGGCGAAGTACTGGGACCCGGACGCCCTGCGGCAGGAGGTCGAGCGGACCTTCGAGATCTGTCACGGCTGCCGTCTCTGCTTCAAGTACTGCGATGCCTTCCCGACGCTGTTCGCGCTGCTCGACCAGCAGCACGACGGCGACGTGCGACGGATCACGCCGGACGAGGCCGCGCGGGTCATGGACGCGTGCTTCCAGTGCAAGCTCTGCGAGGTGCAGTGCCCGTACACGGTCCGCGACGGGCACGAGTTCCAGCTCGACTTCCCGCGGCTCGTCCACCGCTACAGGGCCCAGCAGGCGCGCCGAAGGGGCCTGAGCCTGCGCGATCGGGTGCTCGCGCGCCCGGATGCGGCCGGGCGGCTCGCCCGGGCGAGCCTCGGCATGGCGAACGTCGCGAACCGTATGGCCGCGCATCGCTGGTTTCTCGAGAAGGTCCTGGGCATTCACAGGGACAAGCTCCTGCCGGCCTTCGCCGGCAGGAGCTTCGAGGCGTGGGCCGCGGCGACGGGGCGCATCCGGCAGAAGCCCGGGGGCGAGGCGGTGCTCTTCCAGACCTGCTACGTGCAGAACAACGAGCCCGAGATCGGCCGCGACACCGTCGAGGTCCTCGAGAAGAACCGGGTCGACGTCCGCTGCGCCCGGGGCCTTCAGTGCTGCGGCATGCCGGCGTGGGAGCGGGGAGACCTCGGCCCGCTGCAGGCCCAGGCGCGGCACAACCTCGGGATCCTCCGCCCGTTCGTCGCGGCGGGCGCCCGGGTGCTCGTCATCAACCCGACCTGCTCGATGATGATGCGGCGGGAGCATCCCACGCTCGTCGCCCCGGAGGACCGCCCGGCGGCGGAGCAGGTCGCCGTGGCCGTCATGGATCCGAGCGAGTTCCTCTGGTCCATCCGGAACGAGGCGCGCTTCTGCACCGACTTCCGGAGCACCCCCGCGGGTCCCGTGGCCTATCACGCGCCCTGCCACCTGCGCGCCCAGGGGATCGGCTTCAAGGGGCGCGACCTCCTCCGGAAGATCCCCGGCGTCGAGCCCGCCACCGTGATGGAGTGCTGCGGCCACGACGGCACCTTCGCCATGACCGTCGAGGGCTTCGGGCCCTCCGCGCGCATCGGCAAGAAGGCCTTCGACGGGATGGCGCAGGCGCGGACCCCGATCTGGGCCACCGACTGCCCGCTGGCGGCGCTGCAGTTCCAGCAGCACGCCGGGGTGCGGCCGATGCATCCGATGACCATCCTGGCGCGCGCCTACCGCGAGAACGGCTTCTCGATGCCGCTGCCGCCGGGCCAGCCAGGGAAGGAGGCCGAGGGACGATGAGCGGGGTCCGCCGGGAGGAGATCGTCGACCACGAGACCTACAGCGAGGGGCGCGAGGCCTTCCGCGCGCGCGTGCTCGAGGTCAAGCGGCCCCGCCGCGTCCACCTGGGCGAGTCCCTGACGCTGCTGTTCGAGAACCCGCTCACCATCCGGTACCAGATCCAGGAGATGCTGCGCGCGGAGCGCATCGTCCGGGAGGCCGACATCCGCCACGAGATCGAGACCTACAACGAGATCCTCGGGTCTCCCGGTGAGCTGGGGGTGACCCTTCTGATCGAGATCGAGGACGCGGAGGTCCGCGCCGCGAAGCTCCGGGAGTGGTGGGCGCTGCCCGAGCACCTCTACCTGGAGCTCGAGGACGGCACCCGGGTGCCGGCGCGGTTCGATGCGAGGCAGCGCGGCGACGGGCGGCTGTCGTCGGTCCAGTACCTCCGGTTCGCCGTGGGGGGACGGGCGCCCGTCGCGGCGGGGGTCGACCTGCCCGGCCTGGAGTGCGTGGTCCAGCTGAGCGACGAGCAGCGCCGGGCCCTCGCCGAGGACCTGGCGGGAGCGGAATCGCCGCAGGGGTCCACCGCCTGACGGGCCGGCGGGCCTGGGCGGAAGGCCTGCCGGGCGCTACTTCACGCGCTCCACGGACACCCGCATGAGGATCTTCCCCCAACCGCCCTTGTCGAGCCCCACGTCGGAGCACTGCACCACCATGGTCCGCTCGTTGTGCGGGTCCGAGTGGGCGATGAAGCGCTCGTAGATCTGGTTCACGGGGCTCTCGAGGGCGGCCAGGGCGAAGATGCACATCTTCTCCGGGCACTCCCGGGTGATCAGCTGGCCATTGCCGTCCATCACGAACTTCTGCCCCACCGTGTGACGGGCGTGGCACCCCTGCGACTCGATGACCTCGGCCACGATGCGTGACTTCACGAACTCCGGGCTCTCGGTCACCATCTTCACCTTCACCGGATCCGACCGGAAGACCGCCATCTCCGCATCCGTGTACCCCATGTGCTGCTGGAAGCGCCGCCAGAGAGCCTCCTTGTCCATCCTCGCCTCCTCAGTCGCGCTGAGCGGCCTCCGCCGCCAGCCTCAGCGTGGCCACGATCTCGTCCCGCGAGCTGCCGGGACGGAACACCGCCCGCACGCCCATGGCCTCGAGCGCCGGGATGTCCTCCACCGGCACCGTGCCTCCGAGGACCACGGGAACATCCTCCAGTCCCTCGGCACGCAGCTGCTCGAGGACCTCGCGCGCGTGCACGAGGTGGGTGCCGCCCAGGCTCGAGAGCCCGATGACGTCCACCCCTTCCTGGGCCGCCGCGCGCGCGATCGCCGCGCTGGTGCGGTGGAGACCCAGATAGACGACGTGCATGCCGGCATCCCGCAGCACCGAGGCCACGACCTTGACGCCGCGATCGTGGCCGTCCAGGCCCGTCTTCGCCAGCAGCACGCGGAGCGGCCGGCTCACGCGGCGAGGTCCCGCGGCGCCTCCAGCACCCCGAGCGGGTCGTAGGCGAGGCCGTGCGCCTGCCGCACGGCGCCGAGCATCTCGCCCACCGTCGCGTACACGCGCGCCGCCTCGACCATCGGCGGCAGCAGGTTGTCCTGCTCGGAGCGCCCGGCGCACTCGCGCAGCGCCCGGAGGGCGCGCCGCACGGCGCCGGCGTCCCGGCTGGCCCGGAGCCGCTGCACCGCCTCCGCCAGGCGGTCGCCCTGCCCCGAGGGCGGGCGGTGCACCCCGCCGGGCGTCTCGGTCTCGCGCGGCTGCCGGAAGGCGTTGACGCCGACGACGACCTTCTCGCTGCGCTCGATCTCCTGCTGGCGGCGCGCGATGGCTGCGTCGATCTCCCGCTGCACCCAGCCGGAACGGATGGCGGCGGCCATGCCGCCCTGGGCGGAGATGGCATCGAGGCGGCGCGTCGCCTCGGCCTCGATCTGCTCCGTCAGCGCCTCGAGGTAGTACGAGCCGCCGAGTGGATCGGCGACGCGCGTCACGCCGGTCTCGTAGGCCAGCACCTGCTGCGTGCGGATGGCGAGCTGCTGCGAGGTCTCGGTGGGCAGGCCGATGGGCTCGTCGTAGGAGCAGCAGTGGATCGACTGGGCCCCGGCCAGGACGCCCGCCAGCGCCTCGTAGGCCACGCGGATGGCGTTGTTGAGGGGCTGGGGCGCGGTGAGGGAGACCCCCGCCGTGTGCACGCCGAAGCGGAACTGCCAGGAGCGTGGGTCGGCGGCCTGGAAGCGCTCGCGCATGATCCGCGCCCACATGCGGCGCGCGGCCCGCAGCTTGGCGATCTCCTCGAAGAAGTCGATGTGGCAGGAGCAGTAGAAGCCCCGCCGGGGCGCGAACTCATCCACCCCGAGGCCGCGCGCCAGGGCCCGCTCCGTGTACTCGAGGGCGTTGCCGAAGCCGAAGGCGAGTTCCTGCGGGGCGTCGAGCCCCTGCTCCCGCAGGTCGTACATGTTGACGTTGCCGGTGTACCAGCGCGGCATCCGGCGGGTGCAGAACTCGATGATGTCCACCGAGGCCTTGAGCCCGAGATCCACCGGGCAGGAGTCGCCGTAGCCGCAGAACTGGAAGTGGAGGGTGTCGTTCTGCACGGTGCCGCGCAGCGCCGCCGGGTCGATCCCCCGCCGCTCCGCCAGCGCCACGTAGAGCGCCATCCACGCGATGGAGTCGAGGCCCGAGATGTCGAAGGCGACGCTGACGCCTTCGATGGGGATGCCGTCGAAGAGCGCCTCGAAGTCGGCCAGCGAGCTGACGCTCACGCCCTGGATGCCCGCCGCGGCGACGCCCAGCGGATGGTCGGCGTCAATGCCGAGCGAGCCGTTGTTGTCGTCGATCACGCTGAGCCCCGAGACCCCGTTCGCGACCTGGAAGCGCATGCGCGCGTTCGTGTCGCGCCCGGAGCCGAAGCCGCACACCTCCCGCCGGGTCCACAGCCGGCCGCGGTACATGTTGGCGTGGACCCCGCGGGTATAGGGGTACGCCCCGGGGTCGGCGAGGGTGGTGCCGTAG
Coding sequences within it:
- a CDS encoding transcriptional repressor; translation: MRSNPDNGSGPRREAVALRDAELRERCRASGLRVTGQRLAVYRVLAADPSHPTAEAVYASLQPQMPSLSRATVYRILESLEREKLIRRVSTTAGGTRFDANLAPHQHLVCRVCGRIADFSAPWLARRAVAAVPGFVVEDLDIRIVGRCSGCRDASVKAHPATSTRDKNPQRRT
- a CDS encoding rubrerythrin; translated protein: MAQLKGTKTHANLKDAFAGESMANRRYLYFAKVADVEGYPEVAGNFRDTADGETGHAHGHLDYLKSVGDPATDLPFGDTAKNLKSAVHGETHEYTDMYPGMAKTARQEGFAEIADWFETLAKAEKSHAGRFTKLLESVS
- a CDS encoding DUF3501 family protein, translated to MSGVRREEIVDHETYSEGREAFRARVLEVKRPRRVHLGESLTLLFENPLTIRYQIQEMLRAERIVREADIRHEIETYNEILGSPGELGVTLLIEIEDAEVRAAKLREWWALPEHLYLELEDGTRVPARFDARQRGDGRLSSVQYLRFAVGGRAPVAAGVDLPGLECVVQLSDEQRRALAEDLAGAESPQGSTA
- a CDS encoding cobalamin B12-binding domain-containing protein; the encoded protein is MSRPLRVLLAKTGLDGHDRGVKVVASVLRDAGMHVVYLGLHRTSAAIARAAAQEGVDVIGLSSLGGTHLVHAREVLEQLRAEGLEDVPVVLGGTVPVEDIPALEAMGVRAVFRPGSSRDEIVATLRLAAEAAQRD
- a CDS encoding methylmalonyl-CoA mutase; protein product: MGDSDLSRALEQAYFEAADRNETWSGLPCREFYGPEDVAGLDYGTTLADPGAYPYTRGVHANMYRGRLWTRREVCGFGSGRDTNARMRFQVANGVSGLSVIDDNNGSLGIDADHPLGVAAAGIQGVSVSSLADFEALFDGIPIEGVSVAFDISGLDSIAWMALYVALAERRGIDPAALRGTVQNDTLHFQFCGYGDSCPVDLGLKASVDIIEFCTRRMPRWYTGNVNMYDLREQGLDAPQELAFGFGNALEYTERALARGLGVDEFAPRRGFYCSCHIDFFEEIAKLRAARRMWARIMRERFQAADPRSWQFRFGVHTAGVSLTAPQPLNNAIRVAYEALAGVLAGAQSIHCCSYDEPIGLPTETSQQLAIRTQQVLAYETGVTRVADPLGGSYYLEALTEQIEAEATRRLDAISAQGGMAAAIRSGWVQREIDAAIARRQQEIERSEKVVVGVNAFRQPRETETPGGVHRPPSGQGDRLAEAVQRLRASRDAGAVRRALRALRECAGRSEQDNLLPPMVEAARVYATVGEMLGAVRQAHGLAYDPLGVLEAPRDLAA